From the Heliangelus exortis chromosome 14, bHelExo1.hap1, whole genome shotgun sequence genome, one window contains:
- the MOSPD1 gene encoding motile sperm domain-containing protein 1 isoform X2: protein MQQQKRQPELVEGNLPVFVFPTELIFYADDQSTHKQVLTLYNPYKFALKFKVLCTTPNKYAVVDATGAVKPQCCVDIVIRHRDVRASYYGVIDKFRLQVSEQSQRKALGKKEIIATLLPSAKEQQQQKEEEEKRIKEHLAESVFFEQTLCQPENRTASSGPSLLTVFLGIVCIAALMLPTLGEMESLVPLYLHLSVNQKLVAAYVLGLITMVILRT, encoded by the exons ATGCAGCAACAAAAAAGACAGCCAGAGTTAGTGGAAGGAAATCttcctgtttttgtttttcctacagAACTTATATTTTATGCAGATGACCAGTCAACACACAAGCAGGTGTTGACTCTATATAACCCCTATAAGTTTGCCTTAAAATTCAAAG TTCTTTGTACAACTCCAAATAAATATGCTGTGGTTGATGCTACAGGTGCAGTGAAGCCTCAGTGCTGTGTTGATAT tgtgaTTCGCCACAGAGATGTTCGGGCGTCTTACTACGGGGTGATAGATAAATTCCGTCTGCAAGTGtcagagcagagccagaggaaaGCATTAGGGAAAAAGGAGATTATTGCTACTCTGCTTCCATCTGCAAAggaacaacagcaacaaaaggaagaggaggaaaaacgAATAAAAGAACACCTGGCAGAAAGTGTCTTTTTTGAGCAGACTTTGTGTCAACCAG aaaacagaactgcCTCGTCGGGACCTAGTTTACTAACAGTCTTCCTAGGAATAGTGTGCATTGCAGCACTAATGCTACCTACATTGGGGGAAATGGAATCCCTGGTGCCTCTCTACCTCCATTTAAGTGTGAATCAAAAGTTAGTAGCTGCTTATGTTTTAG GTCTCATCACCATGGTTATTTTGAGAACATGA
- the MOSPD1 gene encoding motile sperm domain-containing protein 1 isoform X1 has translation MQQQKRQPELVEGNLPVFVFPTELIFYADDQSTHKQVLTLYNPYKFALKFKVLCTTPNKYAVVDATGAVKPQCCVDIVIRHRDVRASYYGVIDKFRLQVSEQSQRKALGKKEIIATLLPSAKEQQQQKEEEEKRIKEHLAESVFFEQTLCQPENRTASSGPSLLTVFLGIVCIAALMLPTLGEMESLVPLYLHLSVNQKLVAAYVLDLKNSHTKFSCPTTWQK, from the exons ATGCAGCAACAAAAAAGACAGCCAGAGTTAGTGGAAGGAAATCttcctgtttttgtttttcctacagAACTTATATTTTATGCAGATGACCAGTCAACACACAAGCAGGTGTTGACTCTATATAACCCCTATAAGTTTGCCTTAAAATTCAAAG TTCTTTGTACAACTCCAAATAAATATGCTGTGGTTGATGCTACAGGTGCAGTGAAGCCTCAGTGCTGTGTTGATAT tgtgaTTCGCCACAGAGATGTTCGGGCGTCTTACTACGGGGTGATAGATAAATTCCGTCTGCAAGTGtcagagcagagccagaggaaaGCATTAGGGAAAAAGGAGATTATTGCTACTCTGCTTCCATCTGCAAAggaacaacagcaacaaaaggaagaggaggaaaaacgAATAAAAGAACACCTGGCAGAAAGTGTCTTTTTTGAGCAGACTTTGTGTCAACCAG aaaacagaactgcCTCGTCGGGACCTAGTTTACTAACAGTCTTCCTAGGAATAGTGTGCATTGCAGCACTAATGCTACCTACATTGGGGGAAATGGAATCCCTGGTGCCTCTCTACCTCCATTTAAGTGTGAATCAAAAGTTAGTAGCTGCTTATGTTTTAG ATTTGAAGAACAGTCACACTAAATTCTCCTGTCCTACTACCTGGCAGAAATGA